Proteins encoded together in one Rhipicephalus sanguineus isolate Rsan-2018 chromosome 9, BIME_Rsan_1.4, whole genome shotgun sequence window:
- the LOC119405775 gene encoding probable ATP-dependent RNA helicase DDX5: protein MWVATASRLLLFLEEGKVNISSCTLLGLDEADRMLAMGFEKTLRSIAALGRPDRQTLIFANSGSREIGDLADCLLNDYVQVSIGRCKLVENQRVEQMVIICEKAHKLERLVALLQDTLREKEDKVIVFVETRLTADEMVLELRHRDWSVVGIHGAKARDERQKALNAFKSGSSSILVLTDVAAQRLDVDRVRFVVHYDRPANADVYVNRVNGASGCDGSEMAYAFLAPDDARHAKELVSHLLDSGEKIHPRLLEIAEGASRCVAYEEKHRQPQAKPAAVRVPALPAHELRPRSERARRWKTASKVGWFLRKPNWKNIQLQPFEKNLYEEHPATASRSMADVETYRKANCVSVKGRDVPKPILALEESNFPDFNVKGIEAGWDYTLPTRIEANCWPIEHSCRNFLGIVSTSAGSRTGSGMKDPSPSFWPRRASRPSRFTPWPQSSFLEEGQVNLHRCTYLVFDEVDRMLTMGYQRHVLKIVELCQPDHQTIMWAISWQQNLKPIIEDVLDDNVEISFGTTPRPVENTVKMTVDVWPAEDKEAKWAELLDDVLNEKTDRAVVFADTKWKVE from the exons ATGTGGGTCGCGACGGCTAGCCGTCTCCTCTTGTTCTTGGAGGAAGGGAAGGTGAACATTAGCAGCTGCACGCTTTTGGGGCTGGATGAAGCTGACCGGATGCTGGCGATGGGTTTCGAGAAAACGCTTCGCTCCATCGCGGCCCTCGGCCGGCCTGATCGTCAGACGCTCATATTCGCCAACTCTGGATCGAGGGAGATTGGAGACCTTGCCGACTGCTTGCTTAATGACTACGTCCAGGTTAGCATCGGTCGTTGCAAGCTGGTGGAGAACCAGCGGGTGGAGCAAATGGTCATAATCTGCGAGAAAGCTCACAAACTTGAACGGCTCGTCGCTTTGTTGCAGGACACTCTCAGGGAGAAAGAGGACAAGGTCATCGTCTTCGTCGAGACTAGGTTGACGGCGGACGAGATGGTGCTCGAGTTACGACACCGGGACTGGTCCGTCGTCGGCATCCATGGCGCGAAGGCGAGAGACGAGCGACAGAAGGCGCTTAACGCGTTCAAGTCGGGCTCTTCGAGCATTCTGGTGCTGACCGACGTTGCAGCTCAGCGACTGGACGTCGACCGCGTGCGCTTCGTCGTCCACTACGACCGACCAGCGAATGCGGACGTCTACGTGAACCGGGTGAACGGCGCGTCGGGCTGTGACGGATCAGAAATGGCGTACGCCTTTCTCGCTCCGGACGACGCGCGTCACGCGAAAGAGCTCGTCTCTCACCTTCTAGACTCCGGCGAGAAGATTCATCCTCGGCTCCTCGAAATCGCCGAGGGGGCATCGCGCT gcgtcgcgtaTGAAGAGAAACACCGACAGCCCCAAgcaaagccagccgcagtgcgcgTGCCAGCCCTGCCTGCGCACGAGCTCCGGCcgagaagcgagcgcgcgcgacGGTGGAAGACAGCGAG CAAGGTAGGATGGTTTCTTCGCAAGCCCAACTGGAAGAACATCCAACTACAGCCGTTCGAGAAGAACCTCTACGAGGAACACCCGGCCACGGCAAGCCGGTCGATGGCCGATGTGGAAACCTACAGAAAAGCGAACTGCGTATCGGTGAAAGGGCGCGACGTGCCGAAACCTATCCTCGCCTTGGAAGAGTCCAACTTTCCGGACTTCAACGTCAAAGGTATTGAGGCCGGGTGGGACTACACGTTACCGACTCGCATCGAGGCCAACTGCTGGCCCATCGAACACTCGTGCAGGAACTTTCTCGGTATCGTCAGCACGTCAGCTGGCAGCCGCACCGGCAGCGGCATGAAGGACCCATCGCCGTCCTTTTGGCCCCGACGAGCGAGCAGGCCAAGCAGATTCACACCGTGGCCTCAGAGCTCG TTCCTCGAGGAAGGCCAGGTGAACCTCCACCGGTGCACGTACCTTGTGTTCGATGAAGTGGACCGCATGCTGACTATGGGCTACCAGCGCCATGTTCTCAAGATTGTGGAGCTTTGCCAACCGGACCACCAAACGATAATGTGGGCCATATCCTGGCAGCAGAATCTGAAGCCAATTATTGAGGATGTGCTCGACGACAACGTCGAAATAAGCTTTGGTACGACGCCCCGGCCTGTTGAAAACACCGTGAAAATGACCGTCGATGTGTGGCCGGCGGAAGACAAAGAAGCGAAATGGGCGGAACTCTTGGACGACGTCCTCAACGAAAAGACAGACAGAGCCGTGGTGTTTGCTGACACTAAGTGGAAGGTGGAATAG